The genomic DNA GACGCTGTAACGATCGCTTCAATTCCCGATAAGCTCTTTTCAGCTTGTTAAGCTGTTCTACAATATGAACTGGCAACCGAATCGTGCGCCCTTGATTGGCAATTGTGCGCGTAATTCCTTGGCGAATCCACCAATAGGCATAAGTAGAAAATTTATACCCCTTTGAGGGATCGAATTTTTCTGTGGCGCGGTTCAAACCTAAAGCCCCTTCCTGAATTAAATCGAGAAATGGCACGCCGCGATTGAGATAGCGCTTGGCGATCGACACTACTAACCGCAAATTTGAGCTAATCATCTTGCGTTTCGCTGCGCGTCCTAAATGGAGGCGCTGTTGCAGTTGAGCTTCGCTCATAGAAGCTGCTGCTGCTACTTCGGATCGATCGGGAACTCTGCCTAATTTTTCCTGCAAACTCTGTTGTAATGCTTCTAGGACTACCAATTCTTGAATGCGGCGGGCTAACTCCACCTCTTCGCTGGGTTTAAGGAGGGGATAGCGGGCCATTTCTTTAAATAAGGCCCCCACAGAATCGTCTGAAACCTTGCTATATTCTGAGGTTCGAGTTGAAATTGGATAGTGAATTTCGGCATCCTCATGCTCTGGAATTTGAGTAAATGAGGTTTCTGCTGCCACCGCAATACTGCCTAAGTCAAATTCTGCCATATTAGCGATCGCTTTCGGTGGGGTTTACTTCTGAGCGGTTTTTGAGGCAATTTAATTGATGAGTACCTCAATCCACCCTTTAACTTGATGGTGCTTGCCTTCTACATTATAGAGTGAGGCACAATAAGAGCAGTCTACCTTTCGAGTGTAGCTCCTTCTAGTTTGGGACACGCAACGCTATGTCTACTATTACTTTTGGTCTATCCCCTGTTCTAGCCGAGTCTGGGATATCTTATGGTATTGGCGGCGATCGCGATCGCCCTCCAGCGAGGGAAAGATGGATCGAAGTGCTAGTTGATTTGCCCTTCGAGGTATCAGAAAACAACTCAGAAGAGCAAAAGGAAGATAAACTTTACACCTATCGACTCCCTCCAGATTTGGATGTGGAGCCGGGAGATATTTTAAGTGTACCCTTTGGCTATCAGCATTTGAGAGCGATCGCGATTCGTGACCTCTACGAACTCCCCTCTAATTTACCACCAAATCGGGTTAAAAATGTTGAAGATATAGTTAGCAAGGGATTTTTATCGCCTACTTATCGAGAATTGCTAAATCGAGTTGCTACTTATTATTGCACAGATTTGATTCATGTCATTCGCGCATCATTGCCCCCTGGATTGCTAAGGCGATCGCAGCGTCGCATCCGTTTACTTCCCGACGTTATACCCAGCGATGTCGAAATTTTCCTCAATCCACCCGCCCTTCAAGTTTTACAATTGCTGCAATCTTCCAAATCTGATGATTATTCTTACTCTTGGGATTATATCGATAAGCAAATTAAAGGAGCAAGCCGAGGAGTCAAAGATTTATTGCAAAGAAACTGGGCAATTAGTTATCTAGAACCCCCGAAAACGCCAAAACCGAAACTGAAACAAGCAGTAACCTTGATTGGCAATTATTTGTCAGTTGAATTGAGCGAACGGCAGCAAGAAGTATTGCAAATACTCTGGAATCAAGGCGGTGAAATGTGGCTAACTGATTTTCTCAATATTTGCAACACAACTCGCCAGACCCTCAAAAGATTAGAGCAAAATAGTTGTATCTTAATAGAAGAAAAAGAAAAATTACGATTAAATCAAGGCATAGAAAAAACCCCAGATGTACCTAAAGCTTTAACACCCTACCAAATAGAAGCATTAGCAGTCATTAATAATCTATCTGGCTTTAACCAAGTGCTGCTACACGGTGTCACAGGTTCCGGCAAAACTGAAGTTTATTTACAAGCGATTGCCCCCATTTTAGAAAGCGGTCAATCCGTCCTAGTTTTAGTCCCAGAAATCGGTTTAACACCCCAACTAACTGATAGATTCCGTGCCAGATTTGGCGACCAAGTTTGCGTTTATCACAGCGCTCTTTCCGAAGGCGAACGCTTCGATACTTGGCGTTATATGACCCAAGGAATCCCTCAAATTGTTATCGGTACTCGTTCAGCTATCTTTGCTCCCTTACCTCACCTTGGTCTAATTATTTTAGATGAAGAACACGACAGTAGTTTCAAACAAAACGAACGCGAACCCCTCTATCACGCTCGTACAGTTGCTAAATGGCGTGCCGAATTAGAAGATTGTCCCTTAATCTTAGGTTCCGCTACCCCTTCCCTAGAAACATGGGTAGAAACGCGGAGGCAAAAAAGTTCTATAAAAGACTATTTATCATCGCTTTCAAATCAAGAAAATCCCCAATTACCCATTACCAATTACCCATTACCAATTACCGATCGCCAATTACCAATTACCCATTACCTCTCACTCCCAGAGCGTATTTACTCCCGCCCCATGCCGCCAATTGAAATAGCCGATATGCGGCAAGAATTGCGGATTGGCAATCGGTCAATTTTTAGCTTGCCACTTCAAAATGCTTTGCAAGAATTGCAAGAAAATCAACAGCAAGGCATCCTATTTATTCATAGGAGAGGACACAGCACTTTTGTCTCCTGCCGCAGTTGTGGCTATGTAATGGAATGTCCTCATTGCGATGTTTCTCTATCTTATCATAACGTCCGCGAAGGGGCAGCACAAATATTGCGATGTCACTACTGTAACCATAGTGAAATACAACCTCGAAACTGTCCAGAATGTGGTTCTCCCTACTTCAAAAACTTTGGTAGTGGCACTCAGCGAGTCGAGCAAGAATTAACTAGATTATTTCCAGAATTGCGCGTTATTCGCTTTGACAGCGATACTACCAAAACTAAAGATGCTCACCGCATACTGTTAACAAAATTTGCCAATGGAGAAGCCGAAATTTTACTAGGTACTCAAATGCTTACTAAAGGATTAGATTTAGCTCAAGTCACCTTAG from Kamptonema formosum PCC 6407 includes the following:
- a CDS encoding RNA polymerase sigma factor, RpoD/SigA family, which produces MAEFDLGSIAVAAETSFTQIPEHEDAEIHYPISTRTSEYSKVSDDSVGALFKEMARYPLLKPSEEVELARRIQELVVLEALQQSLQEKLGRVPDRSEVAAAASMSEAQLQQRLHLGRAAKRKMISSNLRLVVSIAKRYLNRGVPFLDLIQEGALGLNRATEKFDPSKGYKFSTYAYWWIRQGITRTIANQGRTIRLPVHIVEQLNKLKRAYRELKRSLQRHPTEKELAEALLITPEHLRELQQVRRKSLSLNHRIGVEESSELMDILEDSETQSPEEQMNEMMMRQDILEVLDSILTEREKDIVALRYGLLTGEPHTLEEVSSIFNLSRERVRQIQNKAMRKLRRPQVAERLKGWLR
- the priA gene encoding primosomal protein N' translates to MSTITFGLSPVLAESGISYGIGGDRDRPPARERWIEVLVDLPFEVSENNSEEQKEDKLYTYRLPPDLDVEPGDILSVPFGYQHLRAIAIRDLYELPSNLPPNRVKNVEDIVSKGFLSPTYRELLNRVATYYCTDLIHVIRASLPPGLLRRSQRRIRLLPDVIPSDVEIFLNPPALQVLQLLQSSKSDDYSYSWDYIDKQIKGASRGVKDLLQRNWAISYLEPPKTPKPKLKQAVTLIGNYLSVELSERQQEVLQILWNQGGEMWLTDFLNICNTTRQTLKRLEQNSCILIEEKEKLRLNQGIEKTPDVPKALTPYQIEALAVINNLSGFNQVLLHGVTGSGKTEVYLQAIAPILESGQSVLVLVPEIGLTPQLTDRFRARFGDQVCVYHSALSEGERFDTWRYMTQGIPQIVIGTRSAIFAPLPHLGLIILDEEHDSSFKQNEREPLYHARTVAKWRAELEDCPLILGSATPSLETWVETRRQKSSIKDYLSSLSNQENPQLPITNYPLPITDRQLPITHYLSLPERIYSRPMPPIEIADMRQELRIGNRSIFSLPLQNALQELQENQQQGILFIHRRGHSTFVSCRSCGYVMECPHCDVSLSYHNVREGAAQILRCHYCNHSEIQPRNCPECGSPYFKNFGSGTQRVEQELTRLFPELRVIRFDSDTTKTKDAHRILLTKFANGEAEILLGTQMLTKGLDLAQVTLVGVVSADGLLHFSDYRANERAFQILTQVAGRAGRGDDPGRVIIQTYTPEHPVIQAVRRHESESFLEAELQERSQLNYPPSGRLILLRLSGYNGAEVEQTAINLALFLSSREQENIYELLGPAPAPIMRVANRYRWHILLKLPVNASIELPLARLRDRTPRSVSLTIDVDPLNLG